The following nucleotide sequence is from Candidatus Binatia bacterium.
TGAGCCGGTCGGGCTCGACGGCGTGATAGACGACGGCGTTCGGCATGTAGCCGATGTGCAGCCCGGCCGCCAAAATGCGGTTCGCCAGATCACCATCCTCGTGTAAGCCGCTGGCGCCCGGCCCCAGCCGCTCATTGAAGAGGCCGACGCAATCGAACACGGCGTGCCGCACCGCCATGTTGGCGCCATACAGGTGGCGATCGTGGTGGACCGCGTCGCCGCTGTCGAACAGTGGAATTGTGCGGTAATAGGCGACCCGCGCCCGCACGTCCGGGTCCGTCATATCCGGCGGCAGCAGCACCCGGCCCATCGCCGCGCTGTAGTGCGGGTGGGCGGAAAAGAACGCGAGGATCTCCCGCAACCAATCGGGTCGTATCTCCACGTCATCGTCCGTAAACGCCACGAGGGGCGCACGCGCGAGCTCCAAGCCCCGGTTCAACGCGTGCGCTTTCCCTGGCTCGGGAACGAAGATCCGGGCTCGGCCCGGCGCACGCTTCACCCACTCATCAGCTACTGCCGCTGTGTTGTCGGCCGATCCGTTGTCGACGATGATGATCTCCGTACCGTCCCCGGCCGCAACCAACGCCCGGTCTAAGCTCCGCAGCATCCGTGCGAGCAGCGCCGATCGGTTGCGAGTCGCGATGATCACCGAGGCCGCGAGGCCCATGTTGCTTCCCATTCGGGCGCCGACCTATGGCGAACGGCTACCGCCTGCCGCCCGCCGTTCTCGGCTGCGCTGCCGACCCCACCAAATGAGATCCGCGTGGCGGACCACCCGGCCCCACGCTCGCGTACGCCGGCTCGATGCACCGAGAAGACTCCACCACGCCAATCCGACGGCAGATTCCAATAGCCGGCGGACGTTGCGCCAGGACGACGCCTTCGGGTCCATTTCAAAGCCACTGCGGCCCAGGCGGAGCTGAAAGTCGCGGTAGTACTGGTCCGTGAGGCGGGCAGGATCCACCTCATGATACACGACGGCGTCACGCATGTAGCCGATACGCATTCCGGCGTTGCGGATCCGCCGTGCCAAGTCGATGTCGTCGTGCAAGCCAGCGGCGCCCGGCCCGAGATCCTCATTGAAGAGCCCGACCCGGTCGAAAACCAGTCGGCGCACCACCATATTGCAGCCGTACATGTCGCTCACGTCACATACCGCCTCACCCATATCAAATAGCGGCACCACGCCGCGGTAGCGGGCCACGCGTGCCAACACTGCCGGGTCGGTTACTTCGGGTGGGACCACGACGCGGCCCATAGCCGCGTCATAGTGGGGGCGTTCAGCAAAGAAGGCCACCAGGGACGTGATCCAATTTCGCGTGACCTCCACATCGTCATCGGTAAAGGCCAGAAGTGGAGCCTGCGCCAGCCGCAGAGCACGATTCAGCGCACGCGACTTTCCGGGCTGTTCAACAAACAGGCGGACGCGCCCTGGTCCCGCTGCACTCCACTGTTCCAGCAGTCCCGCGGTACCGTCCGTGGAACCGTTGTCGGCGACCATCACTTCGACCTGGACTTGAGCTGCCCGCCTCGCGAGCTCCAGGCTTTCCAGAAGACGCGGCAATCGCCGGGCGCGGTTTCGCGTGGCGATCAGAATCGAGACGGCCGGATCGTCGGTAACCACACGCTACTCGCCTCAGCCCGCGCGCTTTGCAGCGCACCGTTTGCGACCATTGGCGGATTTGCTATCTTGCGGCACGGCTATAGAAATATCGAATTCAAGGCTGGCGTCAAGGCTCAAGAGACGCGCGCAACGATTCCTAACCCCCAGTGCGTATGGTCTATACTAGACCCGACATCGCGGCACGCACTGCCTACCAGCCGCAGTGGCCGGCAGAGGAATTCGTCGTCCCGCTGCTTCGTCGCCTCATCGAGGACGGTTTGGAGCGCTACGCCAGGCCCGCCCCGGCTGCGGCGCGCGCCCTCGACGTGGGCTGCGGTGGCCAACCGTTCCGGCAAGCCCTCGGTACGATCGGCTACCGCTACACCCGGCTTTGATGCGCGTCAGAATCCGGCCGGAACCGTGGACGTGGTGGGCGCCATCGATGAGCCGCTGTCGCCAGAGTTGAAGAGCCGTGCTCCCTTCCACTTCATTCTCTGCACCGAGATTCTCGAGCACGTCGCACGCTGGGACGTTGCGTTCGCAAATCTGGCGCAGCTCTTGGCCTCCGGCGGAAGGCTGCTCGTCACGTGCCCGCACTTCTATCCGCCCCATGAGGAGCCGTATGACTTCTGGCGCCCCACTCATAATGCGCTCGAGTGGCATGCGGAGGAAGTTGGACTCAAAGTGTTGGAAGTGCGCCGCGCCGGCGATGCGTGGGATATTTTAGGCACCATGTTGGCGGTCACCCATTTTAGGGCCGCGCGAGGCAAAGTGTTGGATCACATCGCGGCGGCGATCTCCCAAGCTGTGCGTCGAGGCGTAGCCGCAGCCCTGCGGAGCCCCTCGTTGCGGCGGCGAATGCGCATCAGAGGTCCCATGTATCTCGCGTTGTTCGCCGTGTTCGAGAAGCAGCCACCATGACCATTGCCTTCTTCTCGGGCCATGGCCGGATTTGCCTGGGGTGGGAGCGAGGAGCTGTGGGCGGCCGCAGCCCGAGAAGCCTTAGCCGTTGGTCATCGGGTGGTCGCCTTGGTGCCGCGCTGGCGACCACGCGCTCCAGGCATCGAGCGACTGATGGATGCCGGCGCCACCGTCTTCGAGCGGCACCGGTTCCATTCCAAGAAGCTACGACGATTGGTCGATCGCCTGACGTTGCGCTACTGGTCGCTCTCTCGTCACCAGCCGGAGCTCTTGTGCATCAGCGAGGGTGCTGCGTACGACTTCCTGAGCGGTGAGCACGGCATGGCACTTCAGCAACTCACGCGGGGACACCGTATCCCGTATGTGGTGGTCTGCCAGTACAACGATGAGATGCTGCTGACGAACCAAGGCTTGCGCAACCGCGCCCTGGCCTTTTACGGGGGTGCCGCCCGTGTCGTCTTTGTGGCTCACCACAATCGTCGCCTGGCCGAACGGCAGCTCGCCTGTCGGTTGCCGAACGCCGTAGTCGTTCAGAATCCGCTGATTCTGGCAAACACGACGCCCGTCCCTTGGCGCACGCGTTCCGAAACCGTACGTTTCTGCAGTGTGGCGCGCCTGCATACTCGGCATAAGGGACAAGACGTGCTCTTGGAAGCGTTCAGCGCATCGGTCTGGAGGCAAAGGCCTTGGGAGCTACGGCTCTACGGAGCGGGACCGGACGACGACTACTTGCACAGGCTGGCGCAGATGTTCGACATTGCCGACCGGGTGAAATTCATGGGACACGTACCGGACGTCGGAACATTGTGGGCGGAAAACGATATCTTGGTTCTATCATCGTACGGCGAAGGGACTCCGCTCGCGCTCATGGAGGCCATGCTGTGCGGCCGTCCAGCGGTGGTCACCGACGTCGGCGGCAACACGGATTGGGTCGAGGAGAGCGCAACCGGATTTGTCGCCCCAGCAGCGACGCGTCACTCACTGGGGGCGGCCCTCGAGCGAGCCTGGGCTGCACGTGATCAATGGGTGCAGATGGGGCAGCAAGCGCATGAGGTAGCGCTCGCAAGACACGATCCGAACGCCGGCCGCACATTGCTTGGGATTCTAGAGGTTGCGGCTCGAACAGGCCGTTCAGGGCAATAGGTAGGACTGTTTCAAAACCGCGCTGCCCTTACCAACCTTCAGTGAGCGATTGACGCCGGCTGCGCGCCCGATGCCACCTTGCTGTCCAGATGTTGGAGGCAGCGGCTCACCTCCGCCTCCACTTGCTCCACGGTCACCGCAGCGGGTGAGTCGAGGGGCTGCGCACCGGAAAGGGGCGGAACTGCGACTTGGCCGGTTCCCTCAGCGCAGTCGGCCCAGAAACGCTCGTCACCCGGCTTGATGATCGCCACCGTGGGACAGCCGACGGCGGTGGCCACGTGTTTCGGGCCGCCGTCGTTGCCAATCCACAAATGGCAGCGTTCGTAGATGGCACCAATCCCCTGAACGCTCGTGCTCCCGTAGTTTCACAGTGCCGGTCGTTCGCGCATGCGTCCGACTGCCGCCTGGAGCTGGTGCTACCCGCCGGTTGTGCGCCCTCCGATGTGGCAGGACCGACTTCGCCGTTCTTGCGATGCCGATCCGCACGCAGCTTGTGAACAGGCGCTGGCGGAATTGCAGAGCAGCTTCAAGCCCAAGGTCGCCCACTGTCGCAGCATGAGCGGCTTGCCGATCAATTTGACGTTCCCGATTGCCCTCGTATATACAGCTGCCGGTATAGAGCTGGCAGCGACCGCACGAGTCCTCGTTGATGATGTTCAGCCTTGGTGCGAGCAAGATCGCGAGCGTGAGACGGTTCGCCGACGCGGTCGGCGCGGCCAGTCGTTGGCTGGCCAGCGTGCAGGGACGCCGCTGGCTGCTGCGGGGGCTGCTCGCCTATGCCGTCGTCGGTTTCTGCGTGTGGATACGGCGCCCCGGAGACTTTGAGGGCTACCTGATCGCCGGCAATCTCGTGTTGTCCGGTCGCCACATCTATCTCGATGCGCCCGCCGGCGTGAACACGTGGCCACCGTTCTTCAGCCTGTTGTCCGTGCCGCTGGCGTTGCTCGCCGCGCCGACGCCGTACCTGGCGCGCGGGTTCTGGCTGCTCCTGAACTTCGCGTGCCTCCTGCTCGTCCTGCGGATGATCGCGCGGCTGGTGTACGATCGGGAACTGAGCCTGCGTGCCGAGACGCCGGGCCTGTCGCTGGTCGCGCCCGAGTTGCTCGTCCCGCTGCTGCTCTGCGACCGCTACGTCAGCGGTAACTTCGACCATCTGCAGGCCAACATCGTGCTCTTCGCCCTGGCGCTCGGCGGCTTGTACCTGCAGGCCACGCGGCGCGAAGTGGTGGGCAGCATCGCACTCGGGTGCGCCGCTGCCGTCAAGGTCATGGCTGTCCTCTTCATTCCGTATTTCGTTTACCGCCGCCGCTGGCGGGCTGCGGCGTACACCGCTGCTGCCGCCGCTGCGTTCTCCCTCAGCCCCATCCTGATCTTTGGCTGGGAGCGCTTTTGGAACTACTTGGCCGCCTGGCGCGCGGCGCTTGCCGTCGGCTGGGGCGTGGGAAAAATGAACCAGTCGGTCTTTGCGATGTGGGACCGGTTCATCGGCCACGGTCTGCCGGCGTTCACCGGCAGCGGCATCAACGACATCCCGGCGTCGGGCAACCCGCTCGTCACGGTTGCGGTTGCCGGCACGGCGATCGTTGTCGGGGCACTGAGCCTGTGGGCCTGCCGCAATCAGAGCAGCGACCGATGGTCGGACCTGGCAGAATGGAGCATCGTGTCCATTGCCGGTACGCTGTTCGGTCCGGTGAGTTGGAAGGCTTACCTCGTCGTGTTGCTGCTGCCCATAACGCTGCTCTTTGCGGCGTGGCGCTCACCGGGCATTGACGCACGCACACGCCGAGCCCTCGGAACCGTGCTGCTGGCGTCCTTCTTCATGGGTGGGCTGACCTCTCCCGGATTCATTGGCAAGGCGCTGGCCGGCACGCTGGAGATGGCGGCGTTTCCGACGCTTTCCGGACTGCTGGTCCTCGGTGGTTGCCTCTTGCTACGGGCGCACCTCGGCGGCCAGGCCCGCACCAGGGGGGCTTGGCGCCCTTGACGGGTTGACCTCCGACAGGGCGTGAAACCGCCCAATCTGGCAGCATGTCGGGCCTGGGGCGGAATCCGCGCCGCGGTGTACCCGCGGCCGCTAGGCGGCGTGCAACCTTTACAATCACTGGACCCCATGTTAAGCAATCGGGCGAATACAAGATGGAGGAAAGATGGGGATTGCTCCCGAACGGACGAAGGAGCTGATTGGACAGTTCCAGCTTCACACATCGGACACGGGCTCTCC
It contains:
- a CDS encoding methyltransferase domain-containing protein, with the translated sequence MDVVGAIDEPLSPELKSRAPFHFILCTEILEHVARWDVAFANLAQLLASGGRLLVTCPHFYPPHEEPYDFWRPTHNALEWHAEEVGLKVLEVRRAGDAWDILGTMLAVTHFRAARGKVLDHIAAAISQAVRRGVAAALRSPSLRRRMRIRGPMYLALFAVFEKQPP
- a CDS encoding glycosyltransferase, whose product is MVTDDPAVSILIATRNRARRLPRLLESLELARRAAQVQVEVMVADNGSTDGTAGLLEQWSAAGPGRVRLFVEQPGKSRALNRALRLAQAPLLAFTDDDVEVTRNWITSLVAFFAERPHYDAAMGRVVVPPEVTDPAVLARVARYRGVVPLFDMGEAVCDVSDMYGCNMVVRRLVFDRVGLFNEDLGPGAAGLHDDIDLARRIRNAGMRIGYMRDAVVYHEVDPARLTDQYYRDFQLRLGRSGFEMDPKASSWRNVRRLLESAVGLAWWSLLGASSRRTRAWGRVVRHADLIWWGRQRSRERRAAGGSRSP
- a CDS encoding glycosyltransferase family 87 protein, encoding MRRFADAVGAASRWLASVQGRRWLLRGLLAYAVVGFCVWIRRPGDFEGYLIAGNLVLSGRHIYLDAPAGVNTWPPFFSLLSVPLALLAAPTPYLARGFWLLLNFACLLLVLRMIARLVYDRELSLRAETPGLSLVAPELLVPLLLCDRYVSGNFDHLQANIVLFALALGGLYLQATRREVVGSIALGCAAAVKVMAVLFIPYFVYRRRWRAAAYTAAAAAAFSLSPILIFGWERFWNYLAAWRAALAVGWGVGKMNQSVFAMWDRFIGHGLPAFTGSGINDIPASGNPLVTVAVAGTAIVVGALSLWACRNQSSDRWSDLAEWSIVSIAGTLFGPVSWKAYLVVLLLPITLLFAAWRSPGIDARTRRALGTVLLASFFMGGLTSPGFIGKALAGTLEMAAFPTLSGLLVLGGCLLLRAHLGGQARTRGAWRP
- a CDS encoding glycosyltransferase — encoded protein: MGSNMGLAASVIIATRNRSALLARMLRSLDRALVAAGDGTEIIIVDNGSADNTAAVADEWVKRAPGRARIFVPEPGKAHALNRGLELARAPLVAFTDDDVEIRPDWLREILAFFSAHPHYSAAMGRVLLPPDMTDPDVRARVAYYRTIPLFDSGDAVHHDRHLYGANMAVRHAVFDCVGLFNERLGPGASGLHEDGDLANRILAAGLHIGYMPNAVVYHAVEPDRLTFEYFRHLHLRDARSRFAMNPDGSWTRSLAHLVGATVVFSWWSFLRNSRQRMRARGQMICHGELLRLRWRAGRRV
- a CDS encoding glycosyltransferase family 4 protein, whose translation is MAGFAWGGSEELWAAAAREALAVGHRVVALVPRWRPRAPGIERLMDAGATVFERHRFHSKKLRRLVDRLTLRYWSLSRHQPELLCISEGAAYDFLSGEHGMALQQLTRGHRIPYVVVCQYNDEMLLTNQGLRNRALAFYGGAARVVFVAHHNRRLAERQLACRLPNAVVVQNPLILANTTPVPWRTRSETVRFCSVARLHTRHKGQDVLLEAFSASVWRQRPWELRLYGAGPDDDYLHRLAQMFDIADRVKFMGHVPDVGTLWAENDILVLSSYGEGTPLALMEAMLCGRPAVVTDVGGNTDWVEESATGFVAPAATRHSLGAALERAWAARDQWVQMGQQAHEVALARHDPNAGRTLLGILEVAARTGRSGQ